From the Panthera leo isolate Ple1 chromosome C1, P.leo_Ple1_pat1.1, whole genome shotgun sequence genome, one window contains:
- the EPHA8 gene encoding ephrin type-A receptor 8, with amino-acid sequence MSPNQNNWLRTSWVPRDGARRVYAEIKFTLRDCNSMPGVLGTCKETFNLYYLESDRDLGASTQESKFLKIDTIAADESFTGADLGVRRLKLNTEVRGVGPLSKRGFYLAFQDIGACLAILSLRIYYKKCPTMVRNLAAFSEAVTGADSSSLVEVRGQCVRHSEERDTPKMYCSAEGEWLVPIGKCVCSAGYEERRDACVACELGFYKSAPGDQLCARCPPHSHSAAPAAQACHCDLSYYRAALDPPSAACTRPPSAPVNLISSVNGTSVTLEWAPPLDPGGRNDITYNAVCRRCPWALGHCETCGSGTRFVPQQTSLVRASLLVANLLAHMNYSFWIEAVNGVSDLSPEPRRAAVVNITTNQAAPSQVVVIRQERAGQTSVSLLWQEPEQPNGIILEYEIKYYEKDKEMQSYSTLKAVTTRATVSGLKPGTRYMFQVRARTSAGCGRFSQAMEVETGKPRPRYDTRTIVWICLTLITGLVVLLLLLICKKRHCGYSKAFQDSDEKMQYQNGQAPPPVFLPLHHPPGKIPEPQFYAEPHNYEEPGRAGRGFTREIEASRIHIEKIIGSGESGEVCYGRLRVPGQQDVPVAIKALKAGYTERQRRDFLSEASIMGQFDHPNIIRLEGVVTRGRLAMIVTEYMENGSLDAFLRTHDGQFTIMQLVGMLRGVGAGMRYLSDLGYIHRDLAARNVLVDNNLVCKVSDFGLSRVLEDDPDAAYTTTGGKIPIRWTAPEAIAFRTFSSASDVWSFGVVMWEVLAYGERPYWNMTNRDVISSVEEGYRLPAPMGCPRALHQLMLDCWHKDRAQRPRFSQIVSVLDALIRSPESLRATATVNRCPPPAFAQSCFDLRGGGGGGGGLTVGDWLDSIRMGRYRDHFAAGGYSSLGMVLRMNAQDVRALGITLMGHQKKILGSIQTMRAQLTSTQGPRRHL; translated from the exons ATGAGCCCCAACCAGAACAACTGGCTGCGCACGAGCTGGGTGCCCCGCGACGGTGCCCGGCGGGTCTACGCCGAGATCAAGTTCACCCTGCGTGACTGCAACAGCATGCCCGGCGTGCTGGGCACCTGCAAGGAGACCTTCAACCTCTACTACCTGGAGTCGGACCGTGACCTGGGCGCCAGCACGCAGGAGAGCAAGTTCCTCAAGATCGACACCATTGCGGCCGACGAGAGCTTCACGGGGGCCGACCTGGGCGTGCGGCGCCTCAAGCTCAACACGGAGGTGCGCGGCGTGGGCCCCCTCAGCAAGCGCGGCTTCTATCTGGCCTTCCAGGACATCGGCGCGTGCCTCGCCATCCTGTCTCTCCGCATCTACTACAAGAAGTGCCCCACCATGGTGCGTAACCTGGCTGCCTTCTCGGAGGCGGTGACGGGGGCCGACTCGTCCTCGCTGGTGGAGGTGCGGGGCCAGTGCGTGCGGCACTCTGAGGAGCGGGACACGCCCAAGATGTACTGCAGCGCCGAGGGCGAGTGGCTGGTGCCCATTGGCAAGTGCGTGTGCAGCGCTGGCTACGAGGAGCGGCGGGACGCCTGCGTGG CCTGTGAGCTGGGCTTCTACAAGTCGGCCCCTGGGGACCAGCTCTGCGCCCGCTGCCCTCCCCACAGCCACTCTGCAGCCCCCGCTGCCCAGGCCTGCCACTGTGACCTCAGCTACTACCGTGCGGCCCTGGACCCACCATCTGCAGCCTGCACCC GGCCGCCCTCGGCACCGGTGAACCTGATCTCCAGCGTGAATGGGACATCCGTGACCCTGGAGTGGGCCCCACCCCTGGACCCAGGCGGCCGCAACGACATCACCTACAACGCCGTGTGCCGCCGCTGCCCCTGGGCGTTGGGCCACTGCGAGACGTGTGGGAGTGGCACCCGCTTCGTGCCCCAGCAGACAAGCCTGGTGCGGGCCAGCCTGCTGGTGGCCAATCTGCTGGCTCACATGAACTACTCCTTCTGGATCGAGGCCGTCAACGGCGTGTCCGACCTGAGCCCCGAGCCCCGCCGGGCGGCTGTTGTCAACATCACCACGAACCAGGCAG ccccgtccCAGGTGGTGGTGATCCGCCAGGAGCGGGCGGGCCAGACCAGCGTCTCCCTGCTGTGGCAGGAGCCAGAGCAACCCAATGGCATCATCCTGGAGTATGAGATCAAGTACTACGAGAAG GACAAGGAGATGCAGAGCTACTCCACCCTCAAGGCCGTCACCACCAGGGCCACTGTGTCGGGCCTCAAGCCGGGCACCCGCTACATGTTCCAGGTCCGAGCCCGCACCTCTGCAGGCTGCGGCCGCTTCAGCCAGGCCATGGAGGTGGAGACCGGGAAACCCC GGCCCCGCTATGACACCAGGACCATTGTCTGGATCTGCCTGACGCTCATCACGGGTCTGGTGGTGCTTCTGCTCCTGCTTATCTGCAAAAAGAG GCACTGTGGCTACAGCAAGGCCTTCCAGGACTCTGACGAGAAGATGCAGTATCAGAACGGGCAGG CACCCCCACCTGTCTTCCTGCCCCTGCACCACCCCCCAGGGAAGATCCCAGAGCCCCAGTTCTATGCAGAACCCCATAACTATGAGGAGCCAGGCCGGGCGGGCCGCGGTTTCACCAGAGAGATTGAAGCCTCCAGGATCCACATCGAGAAAATTATCGGCTCTG GAGAGTCGGGAGAAGTCTGCTACGGGCGGCTGCGGGTGCCAGGGCAGCAGGACGTGCCCGTGGCCATCAAGGCCCTCAAAGCCGGCTACACAGAGAGACAGCGGCGGGACTTTCTGAGCGAGGCATCCATCATGGGTCAGTTTGACCACCCCAATATCATCCGCCTTGAAGGTGTCGTCACCCGTG gccGCCTGGCAATGATCGTGACTGAGTACATGGAGAACGGCTCCCTGGACGCCTTCCTGAGG ACTCACGACGGGCAGTTCACCATCATGCAGCTGGTGGGCATGCTCAGAGGTGTGGGTGCCGGCATGCGCTACCTCTCAGACCTGGGCTACATCCACCGAGACCTGGCCGCCCGCAACGTGCTGGTCGACAACAACCTGGTCTGCAAGGTGTCCGACTTCGGGCTCTCCCGGGTGCTGGAGGACGACCCCGACGCGGCCTACACCACCACG GGAGGCAAGATCCCGATCCGCTGGACGGCACCCGAAGCCATCGCTTTCCGGACCTTCTCCTCCGCCAGCGATGTGTGGAGTTTCGGTGTGGTCATGTGGGAGGTGCTGGCCTATGGGGAGAGGCCCTACTGGAACATGACAAACCGTGAC gtcatCAGCTCCGTGGAGGAGGGGTACCGCCTGCCTGCGCCCATGGGCTGCCCGCGCGCCCTGCACCAGCTCATGCTCGATTGCTGGCACAAGGACAGGGCCCAGCGGCCTCGCTTTTCCCAGATTGTCAGTGTCCTCGATGCCCTCATCCGGAGCCCTGAGAGTCTCAGGGCCACGGCCACTGTCAACAG GTGCCCGCCCCCTGCCTTTGCCCAGAGCTGCTTTGACCtccgtgggggcgggggcggcggcgggggcctCACCGTCGGGGACTGGCTGGACTCCATCCGCATGGGCCGCTACCGGGACCACTTTGCAGCCGGCGGTTACTCCTCCCTGGGCATGGTGCTGCGTATGAACGCTCA